One Aphelocoma coerulescens isolate FSJ_1873_10779 chromosome 8, UR_Acoe_1.0, whole genome shotgun sequence genomic region harbors:
- the ATPAF1 gene encoding ATP synthase mitochondrial F1 complex assembly factor 1, translating into MAGPLCQGWGLGAALRSRAALRPLGLLAPPARGVLGPAAGTGAGSGEAALEENPFYGKYRHKIQELRRSNPDVFESRMEKRSEVKKQPVGHSKQGEFIRCMEEKAEGLGSKTSKGGFTRDKTLDSILNVEMVKEKSAGEITQIWNQYFSAKDTVYAVIPADKFDLIWKRAQKCPSFLYALPRKEGYEFFVGQWSGTELHFTSLINVQTQGETAPSQLVLYHYPDLQKEKGIVLMTAEMDSKFLVVHDAQCLANQVQLFYATDRSETYGLVETFNHRSSEFKYMSVIAELEQSGLGRELRPGQVSDKS; encoded by the exons ATGGCGGGGccgctgtgccagggctggggcctgGGGGCGGCCCTGCGGAGCCGCGCCGCGCTCCGGCCGCTCGGGCTGCTGGCACCGCCAGCACggggggtgctggggccggcagcgggaacgggagcgggATCGGGAGAGGCGGCGCTGGAGGAGAACCCCTTCTACGGGAAGTACCGGCACAAGATCCAGGAGCTGCGGAG GTCCAATCCAGATGTGTTTGAATCCCGtatggaaaaaagaagtgaagtGAAGAAGCAGCCTGTGGGACATTCCAAACAAGGAGAGTTTATCAGATGCATGGAGGAAAAG GCAGAAGGCTTGGGCAGCAAGACATCAAAGGGAGGATTCACAAGGGATAAG ACACTTGATTCAATTCTTAATGTTGAGAtggtgaaagaaaaatcagcagGGGAGATAACACAG ATTTGGAATCAGTATTTTTCTGCAAAAGACACGGTTTATGCTGTTATTCCT GCAGACAAGTTTGATTTGATCTGGAAGAGAGCCCAGAAATGTCCATCG TTTCTGTATGCTTTGCCAAGGAAAGAAGGCTATGAGTTCTTCGTGGGGCAGTGGTCTGGAACAGAATTACACTTCACTTCCCTGATAAACGTTCAG aCCCAAGGTGAAACTGCCCCAAGCCAGTTGGTCTTGTACCATTATCCTGATctgcagaaggagaaaggaatagTACTAATGACAGCAGAAATGGACTCCAAGTTCTTG GTGGTCCATGATGCCCAGTGCTTGGCCAACCAGGTGCAGCTGTTCTATGCCACGGATCGCTCTGAGACCTACGGATTAGTGGAGACCTTCAACCACAGATCCAGTGAATTTAAATACATGTCAGTTATAGCAGAGCTGGAGCAAAGTGGGCTTGGAAGAGAACTGAGACCTGGGCAGGTTTCTGACAAGTCATAG
- the EFCAB14 gene encoding EF-hand calcium-binding domain-containing protein 14: MKKRKELNALIGLAADGRRKKPAKKGSGHRLLRTEPPASDSESSSDEDEFAGARGRCGKGDYLRCCRFCYPLCAFVILAACVVACVGLVWMQVALKEDLDAIKEKFRTMESNQKTSFQEIPKLNEDLVQNQKQLEQIETGELGLSKIWINITEINKQISLLTSTVNHLKNNIKSAADLISLPLTVEKLQKTVANIGSTLTSVAHDVENIQTAIEEYKKSIEILQNDVKELKQLPSLPSTVVPRTEGNQTEYCKKESQALHAALEQLNNTVVVYQKLNDIKLLNVDSALGNLSRKVTLLENSPLVVKNLDKRENSSTIVGNDATTSLKVENEDQLDGETESNKELKETETRDSQVSKLKETLQRISALTGKPENDRPIEASKNVESSQSTTAKPTELSRVASRSPGDNTERNGQLSHLSLPGISSIEDLQKLFKKAPADADGKLSYQDLQKLLGSTAQESQSFKEFDTDGDEKYTLTELRLALGV; encoded by the exons ATGAAGAAGCGGAAGGAGCTGAACGCCCTCATCGGCCTGGCCGCCGACGGCCGCAGGAAGAAGCCCGCCAAGAAGGGCTCGGGCCACCGGCTGCTGCGCACCGAGCCGCCCGCCTCCGACTCCGAGTCCAGCTCTGACGAGGACGAGTTCGCAGGGGCGCGGGGCCGCTGCGGAAA ggGAGACTACCTGCGATGCTGCAGGTTCTGTTACCCTTTATGTGCGTTTGTCATTCTTGCTGCTTGCGTGGTCGCGTGTGTTGGCTTAGTCTGGATGCAGGTGGCTCTCAAGGAGGATTTGGATGCAATAAAGGAGAAGTTTCGAACTA tGGAATCTAATCAAAAAACATCATTCCAAGAAATTCCTAAGCTGAATGAAGATTTGGTGCAGAACCAAAAGCAGCTAGAACAAATTGAGACTGGAGAACTGGGGCTGAGTAAAATTTGGATAAATATCACAGAGATCAATAAACAG aTATCACTATTGACCTCAACAGTAAATCATCTCAAAAACAATATAAAATCTGCTGCTGACCTGatttctcttcccctcacagTAGAGAAACTTCAGAAG ACTGTAGCCAACATAGGTAGCACCCTTACCAGTGTGGCTCATGATGTTGAAAATATACAGACAGCTATTGAGGAATACAAGAAATCCATAGAAATACTCCAGAATGATGTG AAGGAATTAAAACAGCTGCCTTCACTTCCCTCCACTGTTGTGCCAAGGACTGAGGGAAATCAGACAGAATACTgcaaaaag GAAAGCCAGGCACTGCATGCAGCTTTGGAGCAGCTAAATAATACTGTAGTGGTGTACCAAAAGTTGAATGACATCAAACTTCTAAATGTGGATTCAGCTCTTGGCAACCTCAGCCGGAAAGTGACGCTGTTGGAAAACTCTCCCCTTGTTGTGAAAAATCTGGACAAAAGAGAGAACTCGTCTACCATCGTG GGGAATGATGCAACTACCTCTCTAAAAGTGGAAAATGAAGATCAACTAGATGGTGAAACTGAGTCAAATAAAGAACTGAAG GAAACAGAAACTAGAGATTCTCAGGTATCAAAACTAAAAGAGACTCTTCAACGGATCAGTGCTCTCACAGGCAAGCCAGAAAATGACAGACCCATTGAGGCATCAAAGAATG TTGAAAGTAGTCAGAGCACTACAGCAAAGCCCACAGAGCTATCAAGGGTGGCTTCAAGGTCACCTGGTGACAACACAGAGAGGAACGGGCAGCTGAGCCATCTGTCCTTACCAGGAATTTCCAGCATTGAAG ATCTTCAGAAACTGTTTAAAAAAGCACCTGCCGACGCTGATGGAAAACTCTCATACCAAGATCTTCAAAAGCTGCTTGGCTCCACAGCCCAAGAATCCCAGAGCTTTAAGGAGTTTGACACAGATGGAGATGAGAAATACACTCTAACAGAACTGAGATTAGCACTAGGTGTATAG